Genomic DNA from Methanosphaera sp.:
TTATTATTATGATAAATGTTTAATTTATATACTAGTTTTGTAAAAAAAGTTCTTAAAAAAAAATAATTTCCAATTTTTGAAAATAAAAGAAGATTAAAAGGAATAGATTTCTAATAATCTTCTCTATATGTTTAGATTACTTAGAGTTCTGATGCAATTTTTCTTGCTTCTTCTATGTAGCTTGCAAGTTCATCTTTATCTCCAGCTTTGGATGTTCCCATAGCTGTGATGTTTGCAATTACTTCCATTCCCATGTATCCAAATGGCATTACTTTGAATGATTCTATGTAGTCTCCAAATTTGTCTTCAGATTGTGCTTGTGTGAAGATTGTTACTACTTTTTTACCTTCAAGTGTTTTGTTTGGGTTTCTTGATACTTGGTAGAATCTGTCTACGAATGCTTTTGCTTGTGCTGTCATTTGTCCGTAGTAGATTGGTGATGCAAATACTAATACATCAGCATCGAGAAGTTTTGCAATGATTTCATTACCATCATCATCAATTACACAGTCACCTTCTACACATCCCATACATGCATTACATCCTGCAAGATCTTCTTCATTTAAAAATACGTAATCTGTTTGTGCATCTGCTGCATCTAAGAATTCTTTTACTAACACGTCACAATTTCCATCTTTTCTTGGGCTTCCTACGATTCCTAATACTTTCATTTTTAATATTCTCCTAGTTTATTTTATAAGTTAATTTTAGTATATGAAATATTATCTTTCAAATAAAATTCTAAATTCTTTATTGTCTTATTCCGCACTGAATTTGTATTATTTAAACAATATTTCATTAAAAAAAAAATTTAGTTTTACTTTTTAGATATTAATATTTTATAAAGAACTTATTTAATAAAGCTTTCTTAGATTATTTTCACCTAAATTCTAGTTATATTAACATGTATGTATGTTAAATGGAATAATAATATTTAAAAAAAGGAAAAATAAGAATATGGGGTGGTGAATAGTTAGTTTATTGTTTGAAGATACTCATCTGGATCTAATTTAAAGTTTCGTAGTATACTTTCTTGAAGTTCTATTGGTACACTTTTTAGTATTTGTCGTAGATTTTCATCAGTAAGGTGGTAGCTGTTTTCATGACGTTTTCCTGTTCGTTTAAGTTGTCCATCTTCTATTGCATATAGTGTGTTTATTGGTAGATGTTTCCATCTTTTATCACAGTTTAGTGATTTTGTAGAAAATAGATATCCTCTTTCTGTTTTAAGATAATGTATTCCACCTTCACAATTTGTATGTATATACATTACTGATCCATCATAGATCATTAGATTTAATTTATTGTTTTTTGCAAGTTTTGATACAATTGCCTCAATTATGTTAAATCGTTCATCAGCTGTTAGTTTATGATCTTCTTCTGCTTTATTTATTTCATCTACTATGTGTAGTAGTACTCTTTCTGAGTCTGTTACTCCACTTTGGTATCTTTTATATTTATCTAGTGGTGGGTAGCTGAATATTGTTCCGTTATGTACTAGTGTCCATGTTCTGTTGTTGTTATCTTTTTGAATGAAAGGATGACAGTTGCAACAATTCATACATCCTACTGTTGCAAGTCTAATGTGTGCAAATACATTTCTTGCTTCTACTGGTTTTGATATAAATTCTCGTAAAAATTCACTTTCTGATGCTTTTACTGGCTGTTTTTTTAGTAGTGTTTTGTTATCATCCATAAGTGCAATTCCCCAGCCATGTGGATGTTCACTACAATGTTCATAGAAACATTTGAGGTAGTCATTTATTTCTATTTCATTATTACAGCTTAAACTAAATAGTTCACACATTTATTTTTTTCCTCCCATTAAATTTTATATTTAAAACATAGTATTGTTGTTAATTAATAATTTTTTTTTAATAATGTATATAATTTTATATAAAAATGAAACTTAACAACGTTATATTAACTATAACAATGTTATATTTTTCATATGATATAAATATTTACACAAAAAAAAATCCAAAAAACAATAAAAATACTAAAAAAGAACATAATTCTGAAACAAAAATTGTACATACAAACAATTACAACTATCAACTTTATATATACATAATTTTTAATATTAAAGAATTTTAATATTAAAGAAAGAATTTAATTCATCAGCTAAATAATTTTACTATGTTAATTATCTTTATATTTTTTTAATAACAATATAATAATATAAAATAATGGAGTTCTTTTCATGGGGAAACAAGATTCAATGGAAGAAAAATTATGGAAAACTGCTATAAAATTAAGAGATTCTGTTGAAGCATCAGAATATAAACATATTGTATTAGGTTTAATATTTCTTAAATATGCAGGAGATAAATTTGAACAACAACAAAATAAGTTAATTTCTGAAGGTAAAGAAAAATATATTGATATTCCTGAGTTTTATAGTAAAGATAATATTTTCTTTTTACCTGAAAATACTCGATGGAGTTATATTATTGATAATGCTAAACAAGATAATATAACTACTATTTTAGATACTGCTTTTGCAGATATCGAAAAAAAGAATAAAAGTTTAAGAGGAGCTTTACCAAGTAATTATTATACAAGATTAGATTTAGAAAAAAAGAAGTTAACATCATTATTAGATGTTATAAATAGTATTGACACTACTGATGATACTGAACAAGATATTATAGGTAGAGTTTATGAATATTTTTTAGGGCAATTCGCTATTAAAGAAGGAAAAGGTAAAGGAGAATTTTATACTCCTAAATCTGTAGTAAGTTTAATTGCTGAAATAATTGAACCTTATGATGGAACTATTTATGATCCTTGTTGTGGTTCTGGTGGTATGTTTGTACAATCATTGAAATTTATTAAATCTCACCAAGGAAATACAAAAAATGTGAGTGTTTATGGTCAAGAAAACGTTTCAACTACTAGAAAATTAGCTCTGATGAATCTTGCAATTAGAGGAATATCTGCTGATTTAGGGAAAAAAGCTGCAGATACATTTTTTGATGATCAACATATTGATAAACGTTTTGATTATATAATGGCTAATCCTCCATTTAATATTAGTGATTGGCGAGAAGAAAATGAATTAATCACTGATTATCGTTGGAATGGTTATGATGTTCCACCAACAAGTAATGCAAATTATGCTTGGATTCTTCATATACTTTCAAAATTATCTGAAAATGGAATTGGAGGAATTATTTTAGCAAATGGTTCTTTAAATACATCAGACACTAAAGAATATAATATTAGAAAAACATTAATTGAAAACAATCTCATTGAAGCAATTTTAGTTTTACCTGCAAAATTATTTTATTCAACCAATATCCCTGTAACTCTTTGGATATTAAATAAGAATAAAAAACAAAGAAGTATTGTTAAGAACAATAAAATAATAAATTTCAGAGACAGAAAAAATGAAATTTTATTTATGGATTTAAGAAACTTTGGTTCAATATATAACAAAAAATTTGTTGAATTAACTCAAGGAGATAGAGATAAAATAGTTAATATTATTCACACATGGCAAACTGAAGATTATTCTTCCAAATATAAAGATATTCCAGAATTATGTTATTCTGCATCTATTGAAGAAATAAGAGAAAAAGAATATAAATTAGCTCCAAGTGCATATATTGAATTTAAAAATAATAATGAAGATGAAATGGATTTTGATAAAGAAATGACTAAATTAAGTCAAGAACTAAGTGAATTATTAAAAGAAGAAGTTGATTCAACAAATAAACTAATTAAAATCATGGAGGATTTGAATTATGAAATTCAATTATGAAAAATTAGGTAATTTAATTGAAATTTCAGAAAAAAAAAATTCAGATTTAACTGTTGATAATTTAGTAGGAATGAATATTAATAAAGAATTTATACCTTCTGTAGCCAATACTAATGGAACAAATTTAGCAAGATATAAATTAATAACTAAAAATCAATTTGGATGTAACTTAATGCACGTTGGTCGTGATAAATCTGTTGTAGTATCTAAATATTCTGAAGAGAATCCTTCAATTATATCTCCTTCATATAAAATTTTTCAAGTTAAAGATACTGATCTTATTCTTCCTGATTTTTTAATGTTGTGTTTTTTAAGATCAGAGGTTGATAGATTTTGTTGGTTTTATACTGACAGTAGTGTTAGAGGAAGTTTAGATTGGT
This window encodes:
- a CDS encoding flavodoxin family protein, translated to MKVLGIVGSPRKDGNCDVLVKEFLDAADAQTDYVFLNEEDLAGCNACMGCVEGDCVIDDDGNEIIAKLLDADVLVFASPIYYGQMTAQAKAFVDRFYQVSRNPNKTLEGKKVVTIFTQAQSEDKFGDYIESFKVMPFGYMGMEVIANITAMGTSKAGDKDELASYIEEARKIASEL
- a CDS encoding class II glutamine amidotransferase, which translates into the protein MCELFSLSCNNEIEINDYLKCFYEHCSEHPHGWGIALMDDNKTLLKKQPVKASESEFLREFISKPVEARNVFAHIRLATVGCMNCCNCHPFIQKDNNNRTWTLVHNGTIFSYPPLDKYKRYQSGVTDSERVLLHIVDEINKAEEDHKLTADERFNIIEAIVSKLAKNNKLNLMIYDGSVMYIHTNCEGGIHYLKTERGYLFSTKSLNCDKRWKHLPINTLYAIEDGQLKRTGKRHENSYHLTDENLRQILKSVPIELQESILRNFKLDPDEYLQTIN
- a CDS encoding class I SAM-dependent DNA methyltransferase — its product is MEEKLWKTAIKLRDSVEASEYKHIVLGLIFLKYAGDKFEQQQNKLISEGKEKYIDIPEFYSKDNIFFLPENTRWSYIIDNAKQDNITTILDTAFADIEKKNKSLRGALPSNYYTRLDLEKKKLTSLLDVINSIDTTDDTEQDIIGRVYEYFLGQFAIKEGKGKGEFYTPKSVVSLIAEIIEPYDGTIYDPCCGSGGMFVQSLKFIKSHQGNTKNVSVYGQENVSTTRKLALMNLAIRGISADLGKKAADTFFDDQHIDKRFDYIMANPPFNISDWREENELITDYRWNGYDVPPTSNANYAWILHILSKLSENGIGGIILANGSLNTSDTKEYNIRKTLIENNLIEAILVLPAKLFYSTNIPVTLWILNKNKKQRSIVKNNKIINFRDRKNEILFMDLRNFGSIYNKKFVELTQGDRDKIVNIIHTWQTEDYSSKYKDIPELCYSASIEEIREKEYKLAPSAYIEFKNNNEDEMDFDKEMTKLSQELSELLKEEVDSTNKLIKIMEDLNYEIQL